Proteins encoded within one genomic window of Macrotis lagotis isolate mMagLag1 chromosome 3, bilby.v1.9.chrom.fasta, whole genome shotgun sequence:
- the LOC141517041 gene encoding olfactory receptor 4C11-like has protein sequence MKNNVTDFILLGLTQDPVKKKVVFVIFLAFYTATTFGNLLIIFTIKTSPALGAPMYYFLSYLSFADFCFSSNTAPKLIVDSITKKETISFGECMTQLVGTHFFGCMEVLILVAMAYDRYVAICKPLYYTVIMNQRKCGNLVILALLGSFLHSFGQVFIALSLPFCGPNVIDHYFCDLQPLLKLACTDTYAIKLLILFNSGVVCMATFTVLMTSYIVILYSLRNHSAEGKRKALSTCTTHIIVVIIFFIPCIFIYARPPINFPVDKLVSVFYTIGTPLLNPLIYTLRNAEVKNAMKKLFSKRVS, from the coding sequence CTATACTGCGACTACTTTTGGAAACCTACTTATCATTTTTACCATCAAGACCAGTCCTGCACTTGGGGCTCCAATGTATTATTTTTTGAGTTACTTGTCCTTTGCAGACTTCTGTTTCTCTAGTAATACTGCCCCCAAACTGATTGTAGATAGCATAACTAAAAAAGAGACTATTTCCTTTGGTGAGTGCATGACACAATTAGTTGGAACACATTTCTTTGGATGCATGGAAGTCTTGATCCTCGTTGCCATGGCTTATGACCGCTATGTGGCCATCTGTAAGCCTCTATATTACACAGTCATCATGAACCAGAGGAAGTGTGGGAATTTAGTAATTTTGGCCTTGTTGGGATCTTTTCTGCATTCATTCGGTCAGGTCTTTATTGCATTGAGTTTACCCTTCTGTGGCCCCAATGTGATCGATCATTATTTTTGTGACTTGCAGCCTTTGTTGAAATTGGCCTGTACTGACACATATGCGATAAAACTCTTGATTCTTTTCAATAGTGGGGTCGTATGCATGGCTACTTTTACAGTTCTTATGACCTCCTATATTGTAATCCTTTATTCGCTAAGAAATCATAGTGCAGAAGGAAAGCGTAAAGCCTTGTCCACCTGTACCACTCACATAATTGTGGTCATTATATTCTTTATcccttgtatttttatatatgctcGGCCCCCAATTAACTTCCCTGTGGATAAGTTAGTATCTGTATTTTACACCATTGGAACACCTTTGCTCAACCCATTGATCTATACATTGAGGAATGCAGAAGTAAAAAATGCTATGAAGAAACTATTTAGCAAGAGAGTAAGTTAA